The following are from one region of the Corylus avellana chromosome ca1, CavTom2PMs-1.0 genome:
- the LOC132182582 gene encoding DExH-box ATP-dependent RNA helicase DExH1-like yields MCIMKIVLATNIAESSITIDDVVYVIDSGKAKETSYDALNKLACLLPSWISKASAHQRRGRAGRVQPGICYRLYPKMIHDAMLQYQLPEILRTPLQELCLNIKSLQLGTVGSFLAKALQPPDALAVQNAIELLKTIGALDDMEELTPLGRHLCTLPLDPNIGKMLLMGSIFQCLNPALTIATALAHRDPFVLPINRKEEADAAKRSFAGDSCSDHIALLKAFEGWKDAKRNGRERAFCWDSFLSPVTLQLMDDMRMQFLDLLSDIGFVDKSRGANAYSQYSHDLEMVCAILCAGLYPNVVQCKRRGKRTQFYTKEVGKVDIHPASVNAGVHLFPLPYMVYSEKVKTTGIYVRDSTNISDYALLLFGGNLIPSKSGEGIEMLGGYLHFSASKSVLELIRKLRGELDRLLNRKIEEPGLDISVEGKGVVAAVVELLHNHDARY; encoded by the exons ATGTGCATTAT GAAAATTGTGCTGGCAACAAATATTGCAGAGAGTAGTATTACTATAGATGATGTTGTGTATGTCATTGACAGTGGAAAGGCAAAGGAAACTAGTTATGATGCCCTGAACAAACTGGCTTGTCTATTACCATCGTGGATTTCTAAGGCTTCCGCACATCAG AGACGAGGTCGTGCTGGCCGTGTGCAACCTGGAATTTGTTATAGACTATATCCAAAAATGATCCACGATGCAATGCTTCAGTATCAGTTACCTGAGATTCTCAGAACACCTTTGCAAGAGCTATGCCTGAATATCAAAAGTTTGCAGCTTGGAACTGTTGGATCATTTTTGGCCAAAGCACTTCAACCCCCAGATGCTCTTGCCGTTCAAAATGCAATTGAGCTTCTTAAAACAATTGGAGCTTTAGATGATATGGAGGAGCTTACTCCCCTTG GTCGCCATCTTTGCACTCTACCATTGGACCCAAATATTGGGAAGATGCTTCTTATGGGGTCTATCTTTCAATGCCTCAATCCTGCCTTAACAATTGCCACAGCCCTTGCACATCGTGACCCTTTTGTCCTACCAATAAATAGGAAAGAGGAAGCTGATGCAGCAAAAAGATCCTTTGCTGGTGATTCTTGCAG TGACCACATAGCACTTCTCAAAGCCTTTGAAGGATGGAAGGATGCAAAACGAAATGGAAGGGAAAGAGCATTCTGTTGGGATAGCTTTTTGTCCCCAGTAACCTTGCAGTTGATGGACGATATGAGAATGCAATTTCTAGATCTATTATCAGACATTGGctttgtagacaaatcaagggGTGCTAAT GCTTACAGCCAATACAGCCATGATTTGGAGATGGTCTGTGCAATCCTTTGTGCTGGACTCTACCCAAATGTTGTGCAGTGCAAAAGAAGAGGAAAGCGAACACAATTTTACACTAAAGAAGTTGGGAAAGTTGACATCCATCCTGCTTCTGTCAATGCAGGGGTTCATCTCTTCCCTCTGCCGTACATGGTTTACAGTGAAAAGGTGAAAACAACTGGCATCTACGTCCGAGACTCTACAAATATATCAGACTACGCTCTACTTCTATTTGGTGGTAATCTCATCCCTAGCAAATCCGGGGAGGGCATTGAGATGCTTGGTGGTTACCTTCATTTCTCTGCATCAAAGAGCGTTTTAGAGCTAATACGG AAATTGCGTGGGGAACTTGATAGGCTTCTAAATAGGAAGATTGAGGAACCGGGGTTGGACATTTCTGTGGAGGGAAAAGGAGTGGTTGCTGCTGTGGTTGAGTTATTGCACAATCATGATGCACGTTACTAA